The following proteins are co-located in the Parafannyhessea umbonata genome:
- a CDS encoding DNA translocase FtsK 4TM domain-containing protein → MPSKRSSNAQQKRRSKGSGSAGRGRAQRESLAPARGTAANDILGVALIVVSVVMFLSLVTPTSAPVTHALGEFLTLCFGMGAFLCPVALIVFSSTFFVEREGSAGTRVAVGLALVVAAILGILSINVPGAEANPDAVLVAQVAATRGGYVGGAIAWCLLKSVGMTVGNVVLVGVIAAGAIVCGFSLSGAVQRLRERYQAFEARHEAARQQRMAGQASAYDAYDETLDMAQDAFAGEADAGMAPIAERRTTVFRRNQTGAEDGAKAADDEPEQKTTVLASAKTKILERKRKKHPPIDEDEAVPAGDVAAGAVDGASATASAGVAATPVVTAPLPVVPGAKAAAQPAVPDFLRDAKGTGIGRQGSSDSARKAPGEKSRASRPRKAAATKAASVQTAMPIVPEGESFSPKGAVAAAPKGVKRPGDGVEDYELPPFSMLSSNPNSANSASSKEELDETKERLQGTLHEFGLSSRVVDYVSGPLVTTFRIEMGEGERVSKIKNLEDDIALTLAAEKVRIFAPIRGTSYVGIEIPNSRRANVHLGDVLPYATGGPLEVAIGRDSAGKPVVADIAKMPHMLVAGTTGSGKSVMINSMVMSLLMRSTPKQVRLIMIDPKRVEFSCYNGLPHLYVPVVTDPRQAASALQWAVSEMERRLKVFERAGARNIKVYNQMCTTGKLSEMDNPPEPMPYIVVVIDELSDLMMTAGKDVEASIVRIAQLARAAGIHLVIATQRPSANVVTGLIKSNIDSRVALKVSSGIDSRVILDETGAERLLGNGDMLFKDRGLAPRRVLGCYTSDDEIESVVSFIRDQAEPDYHNEILSQVVPGQPSAGGGSDVAEDDDPLVWEAAQIVVDSQLGSTSGLQRRLKVGYARAGRIMDMLEAKGVVGPPEGSKPREVLLDKDGLEELRAAEAKYREV, encoded by the coding sequence ATGCCCTCTAAACGCAGCTCAAACGCACAACAGAAGAGAAGGTCGAAGGGCTCGGGCTCGGCTGGGCGCGGCAGGGCACAGCGCGAGTCCCTGGCGCCGGCGCGCGGCACGGCGGCGAACGACATCCTCGGCGTGGCGCTCATCGTCGTGTCCGTCGTCATGTTCCTCTCGCTCGTGACACCCACGAGCGCGCCCGTCACGCACGCCTTGGGCGAGTTTCTGACCCTGTGCTTCGGCATGGGGGCGTTCCTGTGCCCCGTGGCGCTCATCGTGTTCTCGTCCACGTTCTTCGTGGAGCGCGAGGGCTCCGCTGGCACGCGCGTGGCCGTGGGCCTCGCGCTCGTGGTCGCGGCGATCCTGGGCATCCTGAGCATCAACGTGCCCGGGGCCGAGGCAAACCCCGACGCCGTGCTCGTGGCGCAGGTCGCGGCGACGCGCGGAGGCTACGTTGGCGGCGCCATAGCGTGGTGCCTGTTGAAGTCCGTGGGCATGACGGTGGGCAACGTCGTGCTCGTGGGTGTGATAGCGGCCGGCGCGATCGTGTGCGGGTTCTCGCTCTCTGGGGCCGTGCAGAGGCTGCGCGAGCGCTACCAGGCGTTCGAGGCACGTCACGAGGCGGCGCGCCAGCAGCGCATGGCGGGCCAGGCCAGTGCGTACGACGCCTATGACGAGACGCTCGACATGGCGCAGGACGCGTTTGCCGGAGAGGCCGACGCGGGCATGGCGCCCATCGCGGAACGCCGCACGACGGTATTCAGGCGAAACCAGACCGGCGCGGAGGATGGCGCGAAGGCCGCGGACGACGAGCCGGAACAGAAGACGACCGTGCTTGCCAGCGCGAAGACCAAGATTTTGGAGCGCAAGCGCAAGAAGCACCCGCCCATCGACGAGGACGAGGCCGTACCGGCAGGCGACGTGGCCGCAGGCGCCGTGGATGGCGCGAGCGCCACTGCGTCCGCGGGCGTCGCCGCGACGCCTGTCGTGACGGCGCCGCTGCCGGTGGTGCCGGGCGCGAAGGCCGCTGCACAGCCGGCCGTGCCGGACTTCCTGCGCGACGCGAAGGGCACGGGCATAGGCCGCCAGGGCTCCTCTGACAGCGCGCGCAAGGCGCCGGGCGAGAAGAGCCGGGCGTCCCGGCCGAGGAAGGCCGCCGCTACGAAGGCGGCGTCCGTGCAGACGGCCATGCCCATCGTGCCGGAGGGCGAGTCCTTCTCGCCCAAGGGCGCCGTGGCTGCGGCACCAAAGGGCGTGAAGCGCCCCGGCGACGGCGTCGAGGACTACGAGCTGCCGCCGTTCTCCATGCTCAGCTCCAACCCCAACAGCGCGAACTCCGCTTCGAGCAAGGAGGAGCTGGACGAGACGAAGGAGCGCCTGCAGGGGACGCTGCACGAGTTTGGGCTCTCGAGCCGCGTCGTGGACTACGTGAGCGGCCCGCTCGTCACGACGTTCCGCATCGAGATGGGCGAGGGCGAGCGCGTCAGCAAGATCAAGAACCTGGAGGACGACATCGCCCTCACGCTCGCGGCCGAGAAGGTGCGCATCTTCGCGCCGATTCGCGGCACCTCGTACGTGGGCATCGAGATCCCGAACAGCCGCCGCGCAAACGTGCACCTGGGTGATGTGCTGCCGTACGCAACGGGCGGCCCGCTTGAGGTGGCCATCGGCCGCGACTCCGCCGGAAAGCCCGTCGTGGCGGACATCGCGAAGATGCCGCACATGCTGGTGGCCGGCACCACGGGCTCGGGCAAGTCCGTCATGATCAACTCCATGGTGATGTCGCTTTTGATGCGCTCCACCCCCAAGCAGGTGAGGCTCATCATGATCGACCCAAAGCGCGTGGAGTTCAGCTGCTACAACGGGCTGCCCCACCTGTACGTGCCCGTCGTGACGGACCCCCGCCAGGCGGCGAGCGCGCTGCAGTGGGCCGTGAGCGAGATGGAGCGCCGCCTGAAGGTGTTCGAGCGCGCCGGCGCCAGGAACATCAAGGTGTACAACCAGATGTGCACGACGGGCAAGCTGTCAGAGATGGACAACCCGCCGGAGCCCATGCCGTACATCGTCGTGGTGATCGACGAGCTGTCCGACCTCATGATGACGGCCGGAAAGGACGTCGAGGCGTCCATCGTGCGCATCGCGCAGCTTGCGCGCGCCGCGGGCATCCACCTGGTCATCGCGACGCAGCGACCGTCCGCAAACGTCGTGACGGGCCTCATCAAGTCGAACATCGACAGCCGCGTCGCGCTGAAGGTGTCATCCGGCATCGACTCGCGCGTCATTCTGGACGAGACGGGCGCGGAGCGCCTGCTTGGCAACGGCGACATGCTGTTCAAGGACCGTGGGCTCGCGCCGCGAAGGGTGCTGGGCTGCTACACCTCCGACGACGAGATCGAGTCCGTGGTGAGCTTCATACGCGACCAGGCGGAGCCCGACTATCACAACGAGATTCTCTCGCAGGTGGTGCCGGGCCAGCCGAGCGCGGGTGGAGGCTCGGACGTCGCGGAGGACGACGACCCGCTCGTGTGGGAGGCCGCTCAGATTGTTGTGGACTCTCAGCTGGGTTCGACCTCCGGGCTGCAGCGGCGGCTCAAGGTGGGCTACGCTAGGGCCGGCAGGATCATGGACATGCTCGAGGCGAAGGGGGTCGTGGGACCGCCGGAGGGCTCGAAGCCGCGCGAGGTGCTGCTGGACAAGGACGGGCTTGAGGAGCTCAGGGCCGCCGAGGCAAAGTACAGGGAGGTGTAG
- a CDS encoding helix-turn-helix domain-containing protein, which translates to MARPRFSEMLVNRRRQLGLSVKQASSVLRLKEEVLIAFEEGDFEAMPKSGYAQGMLSSYARYLGMNSREVINQFTSDLREWERQAASGRARRTRASRRDEPVYELPGDVASRRANYQGSKGLLPTSGGFAGDLTTYSTVSSPRPKNSRPSPLVNYRQSMQRSADGAGYGQGYQQGGYGQPDDGYGRANGYAAGAPQGGYGRGYDEDRRYTGRDVPARSGRRRTQQQGRYRRQPDEYGNAARYTGREGRAERAARDSVMTQDVSGQYVDDLRYDDARPYEAASTRSGRQSSRNIANMQRPNVRRRPPQRGRGSRQQRDSRRRAPRHGGVLGVVEAFFSDGRRAAAFALVVAALIITVVIISSVSSCVRNQGTTTEKTVAVSTSSSSESKKKSSSKTSTEKKEAEEAAAAAAAEKKAKAEKEANTETKVTVSVADGEVSWVEIEVDGKSDVAEQVTGPWKKTYTVTDSITIQVSNPTAVSVKKNGKKQKFDSKTAGVGSITIQGTKVTKTDDSSSSGDETSADGQTTDSTTGTTDGASGNGQSTDTANGTTTDAGTMSTQTNGGTTGGTTGTVTSQTGQTGQTTDNE; encoded by the coding sequence ATGGCACGTCCACGCTTTAGCGAGATGCTCGTCAACAGGAGGCGCCAGCTCGGCCTTTCGGTCAAGCAGGCCTCGAGCGTGCTGCGCCTCAAGGAGGAGGTGCTCATCGCCTTCGAGGAGGGCGACTTCGAGGCGATGCCCAAGAGCGGCTACGCGCAGGGCATGCTGTCCTCCTACGCACGCTACCTCGGCATGAACAGCCGCGAGGTCATCAACCAGTTCACGAGTGACCTGCGCGAGTGGGAACGCCAGGCCGCGAGCGGCAGGGCGAGAAGGACGCGGGCCTCCAGGCGCGACGAGCCCGTGTACGAGCTTCCCGGCGACGTCGCGAGCCGCCGCGCGAACTACCAGGGCTCGAAGGGCCTGCTTCCCACGTCCGGCGGCTTTGCGGGCGACCTCACCACCTACTCGACCGTGTCGAGCCCCCGTCCGAAGAACTCGCGCCCGAGCCCGCTGGTGAACTATCGCCAGAGCATGCAGCGCTCGGCGGATGGCGCCGGCTATGGACAGGGCTACCAGCAGGGAGGCTACGGGCAGCCCGATGACGGCTACGGTCGTGCGAACGGCTATGCCGCCGGCGCGCCGCAGGGCGGCTACGGCCGCGGCTACGACGAGGACAGGCGCTACACGGGCCGAGACGTCCCCGCGCGCAGCGGCAGGCGCCGCACCCAGCAGCAGGGCAGGTACCGCCGCCAGCCCGACGAGTACGGAAACGCCGCCCGCTACACGGGCCGCGAGGGCAGGGCTGAGCGTGCGGCGCGCGACAGCGTCATGACGCAGGACGTTTCAGGCCAGTACGTAGACGACCTCCGCTACGACGACGCGCGCCCGTACGAGGCGGCGTCGACCCGCTCCGGCCGCCAGTCGTCGCGCAACATCGCGAACATGCAGCGCCCCAACGTGCGCCGCCGGCCGCCGCAGCGCGGACGCGGCTCCCGCCAGCAGCGCGACAGCCGGCGCCGGGCCCCACGGCACGGAGGCGTCCTCGGCGTCGTGGAGGCGTTCTTCTCGGATGGTCGCCGCGCGGCGGCGTTTGCGCTCGTCGTCGCGGCCCTCATCATCACGGTCGTCATCATATCGTCCGTGAGCTCGTGCGTCAGGAACCAGGGCACCACGACCGAGAAGACCGTGGCCGTCTCGACCTCGAGCTCCTCGGAGAGCAAGAAGAAGAGCTCCTCGAAGACGTCGACCGAGAAGAAGGAGGCGGAGGAGGCTGCTGCCGCCGCTGCCGCCGAGAAGAAGGCGAAGGCCGAGAAGGAGGCCAACACCGAGACGAAGGTCACGGTGTCCGTGGCCGACGGCGAGGTCTCGTGGGTCGAGATCGAGGTGGACGGCAAGAGCGACGTGGCCGAACAGGTGACCGGACCGTGGAAGAAGACGTACACGGTGACGGACTCCATCACCATCCAGGTGAGCAACCCAACGGCCGTCTCCGTCAAGAAGAACGGGAAGAAGCAGAAGTTCGACTCGAAGACCGCGGGCGTTGGGTCGATCACGATCCAGGGCACGAAGGTCACCAAGACGGACGACAGCTCGAGCTCGGGAGACGAGACGTCCGCGGACGGCCAGACGACGGACTCGACAACGGGGACGACGGATGGGGCGTCTGGGAACGGGCAGTCGACGGACACGGCAAACGGTACAACCACGGACGCAGGGACGATGTCCACCCAGACGAACGGCGGCACGACGGGCGGGACGACCGGAACCGTAACAAGCCAGACGGGGCAGACGGGCCAGACGACGGACAACGAATAA
- a CDS encoding YajQ family cyclic di-GMP-binding protein has product MAKESSFDVVSSVDMQEVDNAYQQAARELTQRYDLKQSNATIEFSRKDETFTVTAPSEFVAGQVADVLNGKLVKRGIELGALKWGELEPATGAAVRRRAQLVQGIDKDTAKRISKDIRDLKLKCKATVEGDKLRVSSASRDTLQQVIAALKERDYGQPLQFNNYR; this is encoded by the coding sequence ATGGCGAAGGAATCAAGCTTCGACGTGGTGTCGAGCGTTGACATGCAAGAGGTGGACAACGCGTACCAGCAGGCGGCGCGCGAGCTCACGCAGCGCTACGACCTCAAGCAGAGCAACGCCACGATCGAGTTCTCGCGCAAGGACGAGACGTTCACCGTCACGGCGCCGTCGGAGTTCGTGGCGGGGCAGGTCGCGGACGTGCTGAACGGCAAGCTCGTGAAGCGAGGCATCGAGCTGGGCGCCCTCAAGTGGGGCGAGCTCGAGCCTGCGACGGGTGCCGCCGTCAGGCGCCGCGCACAGCTCGTGCAGGGAATCGACAAGGATACCGCAAAGAGGATCTCGAAGGACATTCGGGACCTCAAGCTCAAGTGCAAGGCAACGGTCGAGGGTGACAAGCTCCGTGTGAGCTCCGCCTCGCGCGACACCCTACAGCAGGTCATTGCCGCTCTAAAGGAAAGGGACTATGGACAGCCTCTCCAGTTCAACAACTACCGCTAG
- the rimO gene encoding 30S ribosomal protein S12 methylthiotransferase RimO produces MDSLSSSTTTASPQRCLFVTLGCAKNEVDTDRMRSILIDAGYGVADDVDSADVVLINTCSFLASATSESIDTTLDLADEVSAGVRKKPIVMCGCVPSRYGDDLDEQLPEVAAFVKADEEDGIVAVVDSVLGNAGREARADLTGTLRTVEGTSAFVKISEGCDRFCAFCAIPYIRGRYKSREEQEILDEVSSLMEGGVREIVLIGQDTGIWGSDFSDGRNLAYLLRRVAEVVRPYDGWVRVLYLQPEGMTDELVSVIRDVPEVLPYIDIPIQHCCERVLKSMGRSGSEEQLRQLFARLRSEIPGMVLRTTGLVGFPGETEEEFEALLDFFKEQEFDYMSVFPYSREDGTKGATMEGQVPEDVKMDRAQRLLDVAEELGFSATAKHVGERVKVIIDGVDDSDDGVELIGHTWFQAPDCDGAVHIESGEATVGDVVTVDLVDSFCYELVGEIVDGE; encoded by the coding sequence ATGGACAGCCTCTCCAGTTCAACAACTACCGCTAGCCCGCAGCGCTGCCTCTTCGTGACGCTTGGCTGTGCGAAGAACGAGGTCGACACGGACCGCATGCGCTCGATTCTGATCGACGCGGGCTACGGCGTCGCGGACGACGTCGACTCCGCGGACGTCGTCCTCATCAACACGTGCTCGTTCTTGGCGTCTGCCACGTCCGAGTCCATCGACACCACGCTGGACCTCGCGGACGAGGTCAGCGCCGGCGTCCGCAAGAAGCCGATCGTCATGTGCGGCTGCGTCCCCTCGCGCTACGGCGACGACCTAGACGAGCAGCTGCCCGAGGTCGCCGCGTTCGTGAAGGCGGACGAGGAGGACGGTATCGTGGCCGTCGTCGACTCCGTCCTGGGCAACGCCGGGCGAGAAGCGCGCGCGGACCTTACCGGCACGCTCCGCACCGTCGAGGGCACGAGCGCGTTCGTGAAAATCAGCGAGGGCTGCGACCGCTTCTGCGCATTCTGCGCGATCCCCTACATCAGGGGCCGTTACAAGTCGCGAGAAGAGCAGGAGATCCTGGACGAGGTGTCCTCGCTCATGGAGGGCGGCGTCCGCGAGATCGTGCTCATTGGCCAGGACACCGGCATCTGGGGCTCTGACTTTAGCGATGGGCGCAACCTCGCCTACCTGCTTCGCAGGGTCGCGGAGGTCGTGAGGCCGTACGACGGTTGGGTTCGCGTGCTGTACCTGCAGCCCGAGGGCATGACGGACGAGCTCGTGAGCGTCATCCGCGACGTCCCGGAGGTGCTGCCGTACATCGACATCCCCATACAGCACTGCTGCGAGCGCGTGTTGAAGAGCATGGGTCGCTCTGGTTCCGAGGAGCAGCTGCGTCAGCTGTTCGCGCGTCTTCGCAGCGAGATTCCCGGCATGGTGCTTAGGACCACGGGGCTCGTCGGCTTCCCGGGGGAGACGGAAGAGGAGTTCGAGGCTCTTCTCGACTTCTTCAAGGAGCAGGAGTTCGACTACATGAGCGTCTTCCCGTACTCGAGGGAGGATGGCACGAAGGGCGCCACCATGGAGGGCCAGGTGCCCGAGGACGTCAAGATGGACCGCGCGCAGCGTCTGCTCGACGTTGCGGAGGAGCTTGGCTTCAGCGCGACGGCGAAGCACGTGGGCGAGAGGGTCAAGGTCATCATCGACGGCGTGGACGATTCGGACGACGGAGTGGAGCTTATCGGCCACACCTGGTTCCAGGCCCCCGACTGCGACGGGGCGGTTCACATCGAGTCGGGAGAGGCGACGGTTGGCGACGTCGTAACGGTTGACCTCGTGGATTCGTTCTGCTACGAGTTGGTCGGCGAGATTGTGGATGGAGAGTAG
- the pgsA gene encoding CDP-diacylglycerol--glycerol-3-phosphate 3-phosphatidyltransferase, with protein MAEKKSSIWTPANVVTSIRVVFVPIWLVAAEVCGSGDGKAFSGAALFVALFYMVLSLTDKLDGYLARSRNEVTTFGKFLDPIADKLVVIVSLCFLLEQGAVSAWVLLIIVAREFLVSGLRMVVASEGTVIAASNLGKWKTATTMVSISGLLLVRALPAGPLYTVLLGISNVLLIIAVVLTAWSGIDYFMKSWRYIADAD; from the coding sequence ATGGCAGAAAAAAAGAGCAGCATTTGGACCCCGGCGAACGTCGTCACGTCCATTCGAGTCGTGTTTGTGCCGATTTGGCTGGTAGCGGCCGAGGTCTGTGGTTCAGGCGACGGCAAGGCGTTCTCTGGAGCGGCGCTTTTCGTGGCGCTCTTCTACATGGTGCTATCCCTTACGGACAAGCTTGACGGTTATCTTGCGCGCAGCCGCAACGAGGTGACGACGTTCGGGAAGTTCCTCGACCCGATCGCCGACAAGCTCGTCGTCATCGTGTCCCTGTGCTTCCTGCTGGAGCAGGGCGCGGTTTCCGCATGGGTGCTCCTCATCATTGTCGCAAGGGAGTTTCTGGTGTCTGGCCTGCGGATGGTTGTCGCCTCCGAGGGCACTGTCATCGCGGCGAGCAACCTTGGCAAGTGGAAGACCGCGACCACGATGGTCTCGATTTCTGGACTACTGCTCGTCCGGGCGCTTCCCGCGGGACCCCTGTACACCGTACTTCTGGGAATCTCGAACGTGCTCCTGATCATCGCGGTCGTGCTGACGGCATGGTCTGGCATCGACTACTTCATGAAGTCGTGGCGCTACATCGCGGATGCCGACTAA
- the recA gene encoding recombinase RecA — translation MAKSKGSVREVHEKTYGEEREKMIDATTSEIIKKFGKGSIMRYGDDGPDLEIEAIPTGSIALDAALGIGGVPRGRIIEIYGPESSGKTTLSLEILAEAQAMGGVVAFIDAEHALDPGYAARIGVDIDEVLISQPDTGEQALEICDMLVRSGAIDVVVVDSVAALVPRAEIEGEIGDTTVGLQARLMSQALRKLAGSLAKSKTTCIFINQLREKIGVMFGNPETTPGGRALKFFSSVRMDIRRIDSIKKNGDVIGNRVRVKVVKNKVAPPFKQAEFDIMYGTGISKEGSILDMAVDYGVVDKSGSWFTYETERLGQGREAAKEFLAENPDLRDEIDQKVRVACGLELGDERVGEPVPKPADGDGKDA, via the coding sequence ATGGCCAAGAGCAAGGGTTCCGTGCGCGAGGTGCACGAGAAGACGTACGGAGAAGAGCGCGAGAAGATGATTGACGCCACCACGTCGGAGATCATCAAGAAGTTTGGCAAGGGCTCCATCATGAGGTATGGCGACGATGGCCCCGACCTCGAGATCGAGGCCATTCCGACTGGTTCGATTGCGCTGGACGCCGCACTTGGCATAGGAGGGGTGCCCAGGGGCAGAATCATAGAGATCTATGGTCCCGAGTCCTCGGGCAAGACGACCCTCTCCCTCGAGATCCTGGCAGAGGCTCAGGCGATGGGCGGCGTCGTCGCGTTCATCGACGCGGAGCACGCCCTCGACCCTGGCTATGCCGCGAGGATCGGCGTCGACATAGACGAGGTCCTAATCTCCCAGCCCGACACGGGAGAGCAGGCGCTCGAGATCTGTGACATGCTCGTTCGCTCCGGCGCGATCGACGTGGTCGTCGTGGACTCCGTCGCGGCGCTCGTCCCACGTGCGGAGATCGAGGGAGAGATCGGTGACACCACGGTGGGACTGCAGGCACGACTTATGAGCCAGGCGCTTCGCAAGCTGGCGGGATCTCTCGCGAAGTCGAAAACCACATGCATCTTCATCAACCAGCTGCGCGAGAAGATCGGCGTCATGTTCGGCAACCCCGAGACCACGCCAGGCGGCCGCGCCCTCAAGTTCTTCTCCTCGGTACGTATGGACATCCGCAGGATCGACTCCATCAAGAAGAACGGCGATGTCATTGGAAACCGTGTAAGGGTGAAGGTCGTCAAGAACAAGGTGGCGCCACCATTCAAGCAGGCGGAGTTCGACATCATGTACGGTACGGGCATATCAAAGGAAGGCTCGATACTGGACATGGCCGTCGACTATGGCGTCGTGGACAAGAGCGGCTCGTGGTTCACGTATGAGACGGAGCGCCTTGGCCAGGGACGCGAGGCGGCAAAGGAGTTCCTTGCCGAGAACCCCGACCTCAGGGACGAGATCGACCAGAAGGTGCGCGTTGCCTGCGGCCTCGAGCTCGGTGACGAAAGGGTCGGTGAACCCGTTCCCAAGCCTGCCGACGGCGACGGTAAGGACGCTTAG
- a CDS encoding regulatory protein RecX, protein MESWELKLPKRGEARLGARKPRAELVLSEEGSERKLSIPVMVAKRLKGISEERPWVADSTLSLMEVERELERRCCSERAEALLNRRDYSTVEMRSKLLDDGFYAPIIDEYLRRASDVGLLDDARYADAFIRSKVASGWGERKVSAALRVRGIDASGLDGWPYEYFDEDGEYERALEIASRKTFSERNRFSKVVRFVMGRGFSATVAYDVAHRICDDEE, encoded by the coding sequence ATGGAGTCCTGGGAGCTCAAACTCCCGAAACGGGGCGAAGCTAGGCTCGGCGCGCGAAAGCCGCGTGCCGAGCTCGTCCTTTCCGAGGAGGGTTCGGAGCGAAAGCTGTCAATTCCCGTCATGGTCGCGAAGCGTCTGAAGGGGATTTCCGAGGAGAGGCCCTGGGTGGCAGACAGTACGCTCTCGCTCATGGAGGTGGAACGCGAACTGGAGAGGAGGTGCTGCTCCGAGCGAGCGGAGGCGTTGCTGAACAGGAGGGACTACTCGACTGTCGAGATGAGGTCGAAGCTTCTCGACGACGGGTTCTATGCCCCAATCATTGACGAGTACCTTAGACGTGCAAGCGATGTCGGGCTGCTTGATGATGCGAGATATGCGGACGCCTTCATACGCTCGAAGGTGGCATCCGGATGGGGCGAGCGAAAGGTCTCCGCCGCCCTGAGGGTCAGGGGAATCGATGCGAGCGGCCTTGACGGCTGGCCGTACGAGTACTTCGACGAGGACGGCGAGTACGAACGCGCCTTGGAGATTGCTTCCAGGAAGACGTTCTCCGAGCGGAACAGATTCTCGAAGGTGGTTCGCTTCGTGATGGGCAGGGGTTTCTCGGCTACGGTGGCCTACGACGTGGCGCACAGAATCTGCGACGATGAAGAATAA